The Microbacterium trichothecenolyticum sequence CGAGTGGCACGGACCCTTCAACCGCGCCGTCGGTCTCGCCGAACGCCTCGTCCCGGGACGCGAGGCTGTGTACTACGGTCTATTCCTTCAGCAGAGCGCAGGCCCGGCAGGACTCGACGATGACGTGACGCGGTCGTACGTGAATGCCTACTCCGCGCCGGGTGTTTCGGAAGCAGGGTTTGGCTACTACCGCACCCGCTCAGACGACGTCAACTATGTTCGGCGTCTGCTCACTCGACGCATCACGCCGCCGGTGCTAGCGATCGGCGGACGGTTCGCCATGGGCTCCGCCGTCGGGGACGGCATGCGCGCCGTGGCTGAGGATGTGACGAGCGTCGTTCTCGACGACTCCGGGCACTACCCGCTCGAGCAGGAGCCCGAGGAGGCCGGACGCGCGGTCATCCAGTTCCTTCGCAAGCGTCACGACAGAACGAGCACCGTCGTGGCACGCGGTCAGACATGACGGCCGCGGGGACGGATGGACCATGTGCGCCACAAGAACGTCCATCGCGCGTCACCCACGATAAAGTTGCCCTATGTCCATAGTCGCCGCACAAAGGGGGATACGGATCACCCGACATTCGCCACATAAAGGGGGATACGGATCATCCGACGCGGCGGCCGGGGAAAGCATTCTTCGCGCGGCTATAGCGGTCGCCGAACGCACACGCTTCTGCGTATTAACGGCCGGGGCGCGAGCCCGCCCTCTCAAACCGGGCCGCCTCTGAGTAGCAAAAATTCTCAGCGAGCACTTTCGCGTTGGCGGTCGCGAGCCGCTCGTCTGACAGTTGAAGGCGCAGCAGCTCTCGAATCCGCGCATTTGTGTTCGAATGATCGTTACTAAGCGCGAAGGTGGGGCCGCCGCTACAATCAGCGGCATGACGCAGCACCAAGCGATGCTCGTGTACGACGGTGACTGCGCATTCTGCACGACATGGGTGACCCGCCTCAAGAACACCCTTGGCGTGTTCCCCGAGGCGCAGCCCTGGCAATGGCTTGATTTGAAACAGTTCGACCTCACAGATAGCGATGTGAGAAGCGCTGCCTGGTTCTTCCGGGGTGGCGAGGCATTCCGGGGACATGCTGCATTCGGTGCAGTCTTGCGCATGCAAGATTCGCTCGGCTTGAGATTCCTCGGGAACCTCCTCGTGACTCCACCGTTCTCGTGGCTCGCGAGAGTTGGATACTTCTTCATTGCTCGCTACCGGCATCGCCTTCCGGGAGGAACACCTGCCTGCGCGATGCCGAATCAGCGAAGCTAAATCAGACCCTCGGCGCGAAAATTCTCGACGCGCTCCCGAAATCCCATCCGACGCTCGCGTTGGTGCGCCGCCCATAGGTTCGGCGGGTCCCCCTCGTCCATGCCGGCGCGATGCGGCCGCTCCGGCCGCTGATCGCCCGCGTGATCGTCGATCCGAAGCGACCCGCCGGGCAGCGCCAGATTCTGCGCTGAACAATCATCCCGGCGTAAGAGGACGACGCCGAACCCGGTACCTAAGCCCCAGAAGCACAAGAGGCCCGCGGCTTGGTAGCCGCGGGCCGTTCGTAACCCACGATAAAGTTGCCCTATGTCCATGGGCGCCACGTAACGGGGGATACGGATCTCTGATGCGCTCGCGAAC is a genomic window containing:
- a CDS encoding thiol-disulfide oxidoreductase DCC family protein translates to MTQHQAMLVYDGDCAFCTTWVTRLKNTLGVFPEAQPWQWLDLKQFDLTDSDVRSAAWFFRGGEAFRGHAAFGAVLRMQDSLGLRFLGNLLVTPPFSWLARVGYFFIARYRHRLPGGTPACAMPNQRS
- a CDS encoding alpha/beta fold hydrolase yields the protein MVLLHGWPVTEGHWRHLTPRLEQAGFDVVPVTLPGLGAAPEEDQSLRKADLAHWLRSFLDRRGITRFALIGHDWGATVAVLLAGELGSRVTALVIEEEILPGIDIDIPAAGRDHYPEWHGPFNRAVGLAERLVPGREAVYYGLFLQQSAGPAGLDDDVTRSYVNAYSAPGVSEAGFGYYRTRSDDVNYVRRLLTRRITPPVLAIGGRFAMGSAVGDGMRAVAEDVTSVVLDDSGHYPLEQEPEEAGRAVIQFLRKRHDRTSTVVARGQT